Genomic segment of Sphingomicrobium marinum:
TCTCCTTGCGGCGCTAAAGCGCGCCCATGCTACAGAAATCTTCCAAGACAATCGTCCCGTTTGATTGGACCGACCCGTTCGACCTTGAAAGCCAGCTCAGCGATGAGGAGCGCATGGTTCGCGACACCGCGCATGCCTTCGCGCAGGAACAATTGCTGCCCAACGTCAAGCAGGCCTTCATGGATGATGCCTTCGACCCCGACATCATGCCCAAGATGGGCGAACTTGGCCTCTTGGGAGCGACGGTGGACGAGGAATATGGCGGCGCCGGGCTCGGCTATGTCAGCTACGGCCTGATCGCACGCGAGATCGAGCGCGTGGACAGCGGCTATCGCAGCGCCTGTTCAGTCCAGTCGAGCCTCGTGATGCACCCGATCAACGCCTACGGATCGGAAGAGCAAAAGAAAAAGTGGCTGCCGCAGCTGGCTGCGGGCACCAAGGTCGGCTGTTTTGGCCTCACCGAACCTGATGCGGGTTCCGACCCCGGCGGCATGCGCACCCGCGCCAAGAAGGTCGATGGCGGCTATGTCCTCAATGGCGCCAAGATGTGGATCACCAACTCGCCGATCGCCGATGTCTTCGTGGTCTGGGCGAAATCGGATGCGCATGACGGCAAAATCCGCGGCTTCCTGCTCGAAAAGGGTATGAAGGGCCTGTCCGCGCCCAAGGTGAAGGACAAGCTGAGCCTGCGCGCCTCGATCACTGGCGAAATCGTGATGGACAATGTCGAAGTCGGCGAAGACGCGCTGCTTCCCAATGTCGAAGGGCTGAAAGGCCCGTTCGGATGCCTCAACGTCGCGCGCTATGGCATCAGCTGGGGCGCCATGGGTGCTGCCGAAGCATGCTTCGCTGCCGCGCGCGACTATATGCTCGAGCGCAAGCAATTCGATCGCCCGCTCGCCGCCAACCAGATACCGCAATTGAAGTTTGCCAACATGCTCACCGAGATCGCGCTTGGCCTGCAGGCTAGCCTGCGCGTCGGTCGTCGGCTCGAGGCGGGCGAGCTCGATCCGGTCGCGATCAGCGTGATCAAGCGCAACAATTGCGGCAAGGCGCTGGATATCGCCCGCACCGCGCGCGACATGCTCGGCGGTAACGGCATTTCGGCCGAATATCCGGTGATGCGCCACGCGCTCAATCTCGAAACGGTCAACACCTATGAAGGTACGCACGATGTGCATGCGCTCATCATCGGGCGCGCCATCACCGGGATTTCGGCTTTTTAGATTAACCTTTCCGCGCTAGGCTCTCCCCCAAGCATCTGTGGGGGAGTTTCATGACGCTGATCATCACCTTGGTCGTTCTGGCTGTCATCGCGTTCGCGGTGATCGCAATCTATAACAACCTGGTGCGCCTGCGCGCGCTGGTGCGCGAGGCCTTCAGCGGGATCACCGTGCAGCTGCGCCGTCGCGCCGACCTCATCCCCAACCTCGTCAAGACCGTGGAAGGCTATGCCACCCACGAAAAGGACACGCTTGAGAAAGTCATCGCGCAGCGCGGCAACGCGGCGGCAGCCAAGGGCGTCGAGGCAACGGCGCAGGCCGACAGCCTGATGAGCGGCCTGATCGGTCGCTTGCTGGCGGTCGCCGAGGATTATCCCGAGCTCAAGGCCGACGAAAACTTCCAGATGCTGCAGAACGAGCTGTCGGCAATCGAAGGCGAGCTGCAGGCCACGCGCCGCTATTACAACGCCACCGCGCGCGATCTCAACACGCGGGTGCAAAGCTTCCCCGATGTCGTGGTCGCTGGACCGTTCGGCTTTAGTACCGAGCCATATTACGAAGATCCCGACGAAAGCATCCAGACCGCGCCAAAGGTCGAGTTCAACAACTGATGCGTGCGCCGGGCGCACTTCTCGCCCTTTTCCTGGCCTTGTTCGCCTTTGCCGCCCCGGCAGCGGCGGACGAGCGCATCCTGGCATGGCACAGCGATTTCTTCATCGCCGAAAATGGCGTGATGACCGTGACCGAACGCATTCGTGTGCGATCGGAAAACAACCGTATCCGGCGCGGCATTTTTCGCGATCTGCCCACCCGCTACGCCACCGATCATGGCGGTACCATCAAGGTCGGCTTTGAGTTCATCGGTGCCGAGCGTAACGGCCGCGCCGAAAGCTACAGTCTCGATCGCATGTCCAACGGACTACGTATCAAGATCGGCGACCCAGACGTCTTTATCGGCGCGGGCGAGCACGAATATGTGCTGCGCTATCGCATCAAGCGCGCGGTTGGCTTTTTCGACGGCTTCGACGAACTGTACTGGAACGTAACCGGCACCGGATGGGCGTTTCCCATCGATAGTGCCCGCGCCACCGTTCGGCTGCCCGAACCGGTCGAGTTTGGCCAGGCCGCTGTCTATACGGGTCGCCGAGGGTCGAGCGCCAGCAACGCCGAGGTGACGGCGCGCGAACCCGGTATCATCCGCTTTGCCACGACGCGTGGCCTCGCGCCGGGCGAAGGGCTCACGATCGCGGTCGCCTTTCCGAAGGGTGTCGTGGCCCCGCCGACCGAAGCCGAACTGCAGGTTCGTCGCATAGCGCAGCTCGCCGCGCCAATTGGCGCCATTCTCGGCATCCTCCTCATCTTCGGCTATTATTATGTTGCCTGGAAGAAAGCCGGCCGCGATCCCAGGCCCGGCACCGTCGTACCGCTATTCGCGCCGCCCGATGACATGAGCCCTGCCGCCATGCGGTACGTCACCAAGCAGCGCATGGATAATCGCGGTTTCGCCGCCGCGATGGTCAATGCCGCGGTCAAGGGCCATGTCCGCCTCGTCGAAGAGGGCGGCAGTTTCTTCGGCCTCGCCAAGGGCAAGACGCATATCGAACGGCTCGAGGGGCCTGCAGCCCGCCCGCTCGAAGAGGGTGAGCGGCGCATGCTCGACCGGTTGGTGCCGATCGGCGACTCCATCACGATAGACCAAGAACATCACGCGGACTTCCGTGCCGCGATGAAGAAGCTCGGCAAGCCACACGAAAAACGTTTCGATGGCGCCGCCTTCAATCGCAATATCGGCTGGGCGGTGGCGGGGCTTGCCTTCGTGCTGCTCGGTGCCTGGATGGGCGCGGCCGGCACCGTTTGGGCCGAAGACGCGGCAAGCCCGCTTTATCTTCTGCTGACGGTCAGCGGCATGGCGATCACCGGGCTGCTATTCTTCTCGGTGCCGGAAAAAGGGTCGGGGCTGCGCTGGCCGATCATTTTCCTCGCCAGTGCCACGGGGATTGCGACAACGCTTGGCGCGCTGCCGATGTTGCCGCTTGCCCTGTCGACCGGAAACGCCCTTCCGGTGCTCGCCCCGCTTTTCATTGGCGGTTTGATGTGGCTCGGCGGTTTTTTCTGGATGTCGGCCCCTACCGTGGAAGGGCGCGCTCTCCTCGACAGGATAGCCGGCTTCAAACGCTATCTGTCGACGACCGAGCAGGAACGGTTTGACCGCATGCAGCCGGCGAACGAGGATCTGCAATTGTTCGAGCGCTATCTGCCCTACGCGATCGCGCTCGGCGTTGAGAATAAGTGGGCCAAGCGCTTCGAAAGCAAGCTGTTGGCCGCCGCCAACGACCCGGGCCGCGTCGATCGTGGCTTCTACTGGTATTCAGGCTCGCAAAACGTCTGGGACAATCCGACCAAGTTCGCGACCGCGATTGGCTCCTCGATGGCATCTTCAATCGCCAGCGCATCGACTGCTCCCGGATCGTCGAGCGGATCGGGCGGCGGCGGGTTTTCCGGCGGTGGCGGTGGCGGTGGTGGTGGCGGTGGCTGGTAAGCTACCAGGCCGGGCGTTTGAGCACGATGATCATTTCATCGTTGAGTTCGCTCACCGAATGACGTTCGAACCCTAATTTGTTCGCCAGCTTGAAGGACGGCTCATGCCCTTCTTCGATGATCGCCCAGATCGGCGTGGGTTCGAGATTGGCCTCGGCCCACTCGAGCGCCGCGCTGCAAGCCTCGTAGGCATAGCCCTGCCCGTGGACATCGCTATCCAGCACCCAGCCCATTTCCGGTTGGCCGTCGAAGCCCAATCCGCGCTGCGCATCGAAAAGTCCAAGATCGCCGAGTAAACGTTCGTCCTCGCGGCGCAGCACCATCCATCCGCCGTAGCCGCGCACGATCCATTGACCGACGCCGCTGACAACGCGGCGCCAATGTTCGGACCATGTCAGCGGCGGCCCGAGATGCGCGTGCACATCGGGCTTTTGCAGGATCGCGTGCTTGGCAGGAAAATCCTCCGCGACGAAGCCGCGAAGGATGAGCCGTTCCGTGTGAAGCACGGGCGCGGGATGCGCGCCCATGGCCTACTTCTTGGTCGAGAGCGACAGACCGCCGAACCGCTTGTTGAACTTGTCAACGCGGCCACCTTCGGCGGCACGACGCGAACCACCGGTCCAGGCCGGGTGCGTCTTGGGGTCGATGTCGAGGTGCAGCGTGTCGCCTTCCGAGCCCCAGGTGGAGCGCGTTTCGAACACGGTACCGTCGGTCATTTCGACCTTGATCATGTGGTAGTCGGGATGCGTATCGTTTTTCACTTGTTTTTCCTTGGTTTGCGCTGGTTTCCGACCAGCCCTTTGGAAAGGTCGCGCGTCCCTAACGAACTTGACGCAGCTTGACAAGGAAAAGCCGCGCCGCCAATCGCTGCTGCCAGGCGAAGGGTTTCGCTCCTGTAATGGGGGCGGCGAAGAGGGAAGCCGGTGACAATCCGGCGCTGTGCCCGCAACTGTGAGCCTCCCATGAAGGGTGGCGAGCCAGATACCGACCTTTCAATGCCGTCGTCCGTCTTCGTTGCCGGGGTCAGCGATGAGGCGTGGATAAGCGCGCGCGCTCGACAGCCCGCCGTCTTTTCCGCCGTGACGACTTTGTCATGGAAAGGAAAAGACCGTGTTGTTTCAAGATTTGCCACCGCCCGAGCCGACGCGCGATGAAGTTGTTGTTGCCGACTACACGCTAGGCGATGAAATCATCACCGTCGCTGCATCGCTCGAACCTGTAGCGACGTCGGAGGCTTCTGATAGCTTGACGATCTTCGATCGCGAAACGATCGAAGCCCTCGGCGATGATCGGGCCGCGGATCTCCTGCGCCTGGCGCCCTCTGTCTCGCTCTCGGAAACAGGCCCTGATAGCACGCAGGCACAACTGCGTATCCGCGGAGCCGAGGCGAGCCACACCCTGCTCTTTATTGACGGCATCAAGGCCAACGATCCTGCCGCAGGCAACGAAGCACGCTTCGAATTGCTATCCTTCAATAGCTACGACGTTGTCGAGCTCGTGCGCGGGCCACAGTCCGCATTATGGGGAAGCGAAGCCATAGGGGGCGTCGTTGCGCTGCGTAGCAGCAATCCCAATTATGGTGGTGTCCAGACCAACGCATTTGGCGAAGTCGGCACTGACGATTTCTACCGCTTTTCCGGCAGTACGCAGATAGACGGTAGCGGCGATTTCCACCTGAACGCCAATATCGGGTTCCAAGGCTCCGGGGGGATCGACAGTTTTGGCGATGATGGCGAACGTGATGGCTACCGCAACGCGACATTCCGAATAGCGGGTGCCGTCGACGTAGCAGACACGATCACCCTCCTTGCGTCCGGTTT
This window contains:
- a CDS encoding acyl-CoA dehydrogenase translates to MLQKSSKTIVPFDWTDPFDLESQLSDEERMVRDTAHAFAQEQLLPNVKQAFMDDAFDPDIMPKMGELGLLGATVDEEYGGAGLGYVSYGLIAREIERVDSGYRSACSVQSSLVMHPINAYGSEEQKKKWLPQLAAGTKVGCFGLTEPDAGSDPGGMRTRAKKVDGGYVLNGAKMWITNSPIADVFVVWAKSDAHDGKIRGFLLEKGMKGLSAPKVKDKLSLRASITGEIVMDNVEVGEDALLPNVEGLKGPFGCLNVARYGISWGAMGAAEACFAAARDYMLERKQFDRPLAANQIPQLKFANMLTEIALGLQASLRVGRRLEAGELDPVAISVIKRNNCGKALDIARTARDMLGGNGISAEYPVMRHALNLETVNTYEGTHDVHALIIGRAITGISAF
- a CDS encoding LemA family protein, with the protein product MTLIITLVVLAVIAFAVIAIYNNLVRLRALVREAFSGITVQLRRRADLIPNLVKTVEGYATHEKDTLEKVIAQRGNAAAAKGVEATAQADSLMSGLIGRLLAVAEDYPELKADENFQMLQNELSAIEGELQATRRYYNATARDLNTRVQSFPDVVVAGPFGFSTEPYYEDPDESIQTAPKVEFNN
- a CDS encoding DUF2207 domain-containing protein, coding for MRAPGALLALFLALFAFAAPAAADERILAWHSDFFIAENGVMTVTERIRVRSENNRIRRGIFRDLPTRYATDHGGTIKVGFEFIGAERNGRAESYSLDRMSNGLRIKIGDPDVFIGAGEHEYVLRYRIKRAVGFFDGFDELYWNVTGTGWAFPIDSARATVRLPEPVEFGQAAVYTGRRGSSASNAEVTAREPGIIRFATTRGLAPGEGLTIAVAFPKGVVAPPTEAELQVRRIAQLAAPIGAILGILLIFGYYYVAWKKAGRDPRPGTVVPLFAPPDDMSPAAMRYVTKQRMDNRGFAAAMVNAAVKGHVRLVEEGGSFFGLAKGKTHIERLEGPAARPLEEGERRMLDRLVPIGDSITIDQEHHADFRAAMKKLGKPHEKRFDGAAFNRNIGWAVAGLAFVLLGAWMGAAGTVWAEDAASPLYLLLTVSGMAITGLLFFSVPEKGSGLRWPIIFLASATGIATTLGALPMLPLALSTGNALPVLAPLFIGGLMWLGGFFWMSAPTVEGRALLDRIAGFKRYLSTTEQERFDRMQPANEDLQLFERYLPYAIALGVENKWAKRFESKLLAAANDPGRVDRGFYWYSGSQNVWDNPTKFATAIGSSMASSIASASTAPGSSSGSGGGGFSGGGGGGGGGGGW
- a CDS encoding GNAT family N-acetyltransferase gives rise to the protein MGAHPAPVLHTERLILRGFVAEDFPAKHAILQKPDVHAHLGPPLTWSEHWRRVVSGVGQWIVRGYGGWMVLRREDERLLGDLGLFDAQRGLGFDGQPEMGWVLDSDVHGQGYAYEACSAALEWAEANLEPTPIWAIIEEGHEPSFKLANKLGFERHSVSELNDEMIIVLKRPAW
- the rpmE gene encoding 50S ribosomal protein L31 produces the protein MKNDTHPDYHMIKVEMTDGTVFETRSTWGSEGDTLHLDIDPKTHPAWTGGSRRAAEGGRVDKFNKRFGGLSLSTKK